The DNA region GGTGGCCTGTGCCCTACTCCCCACGAGGCTGGCAGCATATGGCTGCCCTGGCTCACCCGAACCACACACTAAGCAAAAGCCCCTCTTCCAGTGCCCACACCCACAGGGAAGCCAGTTGTCTGGACACTTGGATGCAATTCTAGGCAGCTTGGATGCTTGTCTGGCTTCTCGCCTGAGAAGCAGCATCCGGCCCTGGGAAAAGCACAGGCTTCTCAGTCACCAAGAGCTGAATCCCAGAAATCGTGTCTGCGCAGAGGAGAACACCAGTAATTGTTGTTCACAGTGCACACTTCACGCCAGAAGAGCCCCCCTGGACCACTGGGAGGAATTCTAGAGGCCCCATTCTAGAGGGGGCCCACCCTCTTCCACTATGCCTCAGGTGCCCATCCTCAGCACTATACTCTGCATGGTGGTGGTCACTTCTCTGTCCCTCCCATCAGACTGAGAACCTTGAAGGCAGCACCAGACTTTCTCACACAGTTCAGCACCCAGCAGAGTGCCAGGCACGCAGGAGGGACTGCAGCAACAGCCAGTGACATCTGGAGACCAAAGGATTCTGAGCTGAGGATGACAGTGTTTGGAGGAATAGGGCTCCCAGAGGCTCCTTGGGCCTCTCACAGAAATAGGAAGCCATTCTGGGAGTGAGGTGTTGAAAGTAAGACACTTGGCACGTGGGCAGTCAGCTAGTCCTGGCCAGTTCCCCTTCCAGAGAGGGTGACCCAAGGGATTCAACACCCTTCTTAGGGAGGATGAGGAGAGAAGACCCCTCATCCACCTGCTTAGTCTGCAACAActactgagcacctgctctggTCTGAACAAGACAAATTCTTGGCCATGGAACTTTCAGACAACGTATAAGTACATTATCAACTGTGTTGGATGGTGATAAGACCTATGGAGAAAAATCAGGGTAGGGAGGATGGGGAATGTGGGGTGTAACTTTAAGCAGGTGGTCGCCTCACTTAAAGAGGCGTGGCCTAGACAGACGGACCAGCAAGTGGTTGGGGTGAGAAGAAGCAAGGTCAGTCACGAGTGAGCAAGGCTGAAGTAGGGGAGCAGTGGGGTAGAGGCAGACGGGGCACAGCCTTGACTCAGGGAAACCGGGAACCACAAGATGGAACATGGACTGAAGGGCGGAGCTGGAAGACCCGGCGAGAGGTTGGGCATTACTCAAAGCGACTAAAGGTGGTCCAGGGTGGTCGCAGcggaggagggagaaggagccCATTCTGGGCACATTTTGCTGGCACAGTGAGGAAGACCGGCTACCGCACCGTACGCGGGAGTAACAgtccaggaagcctccctggcCCGCGCCAACCGGAAGCCACGAGGCCAAGCTCTCGCGGGATCGCCTCCTGGGTCCCGCGCCTGAAGCGCCGCCAATCGCCGCGCGCCCGAGGGCGTTGCCGTGGCAACCGTGGCCGGCGTTTGGGTCCCGCGGTCCTGCCCCAGAATTTGGCCTCTAGGCCTCGGTATCCCGGTTACCGCGATCGGGGTCGCGGGCGTCCTCCTCCCCAGGGCTCCTTCTCAGGAAGGTTCAGGTGCAGGAGGCCGCAGAAAATCCAGTCGATCCCTTTAACGATGTCCTAGCATTTTACATCCACTGTCCCGCTGTTGAGGAGCCAAGGCCGACACCACCCACCCCCTTGCCCAGAGGGCTACCCCACCTCCCCCGTTCGCCACCCACCCTCAAACATcgccgccccctgcccccatttCCTCGCGGAGGAGCAGGTCGTGGGGAGAGAACGCCTCTAGGCTGCAAAATTCCTGAGGACAATGTTGCTGTCGCAACACATCAACTGTCGGAGGAAGGAGGAATGAAAGCAGAGTACTAAGTCAGCGTGAACTTGAGAAGGAGTGTTTGTTCCTTGGGTCCACCCAGAACCAAATCTAACTCAAAGGAAAGTTACTGCAACTGGGAAAAAAGCACAGTTGGCTGGagaatttggtttaaaaataaataaataaaatttaaattacataacCAACACATGTTTGGTGTAAAACACGAAAGTATAAAAATCCTTGATCCCACCGCACTGCTgacatttcagaatattttcttctaggctttctttttttttttttcaatatattgcatatacatttttttccaaataaaattctaTTCATGTGCTGCAGTGCCCCCATGGACCCTTATGTGTGGGAATGGAGACTCCTGATGTGATTGAAGAGTTTTCCCTCCCTAGTATCCCTGTTtcttcccccaacacacacacagacacacacacaaggacaCATGGACTCAAGGGCACAACACGTATGCTGATACAGCTGATACCAATGTAAGGCGCTGGTTCCCTGAACCTTCCTGATACAGAGAGGGTTGTGGAAGTGACAGTGGGCCCTCTATGCTCCATGATCACTTCTACAGTCAGTCCCAAGTTCTCTCTGCCTTCTAGGCTAGGGGTGCTATCGTGAGAGACAGGGTCAAGATGGGGCTTGAGGAATCTGCCAATCCAGGGAGAGAAGTTCAGGCAAGCAGGCCTAGCCAAGAGCTCCATCCTCCAGGTGTGAGAGTCCTCAGAGAAATAGGAGAAACAGCCAGGTCAGATGAGGAGGCagcaaaagcaagcaagcaaaatgCCAACACTTtgcctctgccatccctgggtACCGCTGATCATGCTTTTGGACCATGGGTTAATTGAAGAAGGACCGCCCgcccccactcacccacccacatATACACATCCCACATGGTTTCATCAGACAACGAGACATGTTGTATCCTAGCACTTTGAAAGAATCCCCTTAGCTAGCCCACCCTCCAAGGCAAAAGTTGGAAGCAACACATATGTGTACTGGGACAGGGGAGGTAGATATGCCTCCTACCTCTGAGCTCTCTTTCTAACCTGGGAGCCAGTTATTCACAAGTCTGGCCCCTTAGCCCTcctggctgagcacacacagggtCTTGGGAGTGACATCACCATATATCCTGATTGAAACATTAGACATTTGCGTAGAGCCTTATGTCCTGCCTCCTTGGTGCCTGCCAGTGTGGACTGGTCTTTTCCACAAACTcttgtcttttgtgtgtgtgtgtttggcctctttttagttccctgaccagggatcaaactcaggcatttggcagtgaaagcgtggagtcttaaccgctgggccactggggaaTTCCCTCCACAAACTCTGTCTTATATAGGGTGTCTTGAGTGTGGTGGCTCAGAAAGGAGGAGGTTAGGCACCTATGCACAGTCCACTAGGATACTTGTCTCCGCGGCTGCCTGAAGCTGATTCAAACAGCCCAGTCTAGCTCGCGTCAGTGAAGTTCTTTTCTCAGAAGCTCCTTAGAAGGTGGTTGTAGGACACAGAGGCTGTCCATGTGTTCACGCTGTCACttcttcctgccctgcaggcagaaaAAGCCCCCTCCCTCACCAAGTAgccacagggaaccctgctccaTATGCCATCACTCACAGTCCACAGAGAACCTCCTGATGGGTCTTTAGgacatttcttttgaaaatcatGTCACACTTCTCCTCTTAAAACCATGCAGTAGCTTCCCATATGATTCAGAGTAAAACTCACAGTTCTTTCCTTGGTGTAAGAGGTGTCAGTTACCTCCTATCTGAGCACCCTTAGAATATAGCTGCAGTGGAATTGAGTGAGGGCAACAGGACACTGTGGAGAGCTGGGGAGTGCTCATAGGGATCAGGGGTGATGCCATGATAGGGTATCTTAGTAATTTGTGTCTAGAAGGCAGGAGAACTTTAGCAAAGTGTCGGCTAAAATTGGTAAACCCACTCCAGTCAGCAAGGAAAGGGGGCCTGAGGGCCATTTTTAGGTCTGGACAGAGTCCATGTTCTGTCTGTGTTCAGAGATGACTGCAGAGGCCTCTTGTTTCTGTCGCCATCCATCTTGGCCATGTCTGATAACAGAGACATTGTTGAGCTGTGAAATTTTCTGCATATCATCGAGGCGAGCTGCTTTTCTCCTTCTCAAGCCCCTGTGTGACCtgaccctcccccagcccagcttTTGCTCTCTCCTACCATGCTGCTGCCCCTTCAGGCCCTCTGCCTGGTCTCTCTGCCCAGggaccctcccctgccccaccttaCTCTCTGTCCCTTTATCCTGCCTTGGGTTCTCACCATCTCCTTTCCTTCCACTAAGTGAATCCTTCATCGTCTCGTCCCCCCTTatctctggctcctctccccAGGTTGCCACCAAATCCACAGCAGGGAGAGTCTGGTCACATGCCAGAGTGTCACAGTGCTAGACAGTTCCCCAGGGGCAGTCTTGTCCTGCCAAAGCACTTGGGTGTTTTCTGGTGTTGGTGACCCCATTTTGCACTACTGTCTGTGCTGCAgcactgaaagaaagtgaaaagtgaaagcaaagtcattcagtcatgtctgactctttgggaccccatggactgtagcctgccaggttcctctatccatggaattttccaggcaagagtattggagtgggttgccattgccttctccaggggttcttcctgaccccgggattgaacccaggtttcccacattgcaggcagatgcttttccatctgagccaccagggaagctgtagcACTAAGAGACCCAAATTGGCCGTGGTGAGTGTGTAATGTACGGAAGCTGCTTTGACCAGACGGCTTCTCAGCCTCCCCTTTGAGCTGCCAGATGCCAGCAGTCTGATGACCCCCCTGAGCCTTAAAGAGCAAAGAAACTGGAGCTCCGAGGCTTGACCTGCCCTCTGCCCAAAGCTGCTCTGGCTCCTTCAGCTGGAGGCTAGGACCCCACACCAGCCAAGATGAGCTCCTGATGTTCCCAGTCCTCCAACCTTAGAGCCTCCCTTTCCTTGGCCCTTAAAATAGAGGGATGTTAGCCCCACCATTCATTTCTTAGTAggagtgctagttgctcagttgtgtccagctctttgtgaccccacagattgtagcctgtcgggtccctctgtccatgggattctccaggcaagaatactggagtgggttgccattcccttccccagaggatcttcccaacccagggattgaacccgggtctcctgcattgcaggcagattctttactgtctgagctatcttGGGCTGCCATAATAGGATGCTGCAGGCTGGGAAGCTTCGAACAGTAGAAATTAATCCCCTTggtctggagactggaagtctgaaatcatgGTGTCAGCAGGTTTCTTTTGGAGGTTCTGAGACAGAATTCGCTCTAGACCCctctccagcttctggtggctgccaGCAATCCTTGGCTTGTGGAGAATCATCCAGTCTCTGCCCTGTCTTCACTTGACCTTCTCACTATGTCCCTGTGTTTTTGACCAAATTTCCCAGGCTTTGAATGAAGGCCCCCTCTAATCCAGTATGATAGTACCTTAACTTGATGACACCTGCAAAGACCATATTTCCAAGTTCACAAGTTCTGAGTGGATATGAATTTTGGCAGGACACAACTCACCCTAGCACAGCTCCCATTCATATAAGGTGGAAAACTCAGGGTCCCATGAGGGTCCCCATGTTTTTCTGCCCTCATGTTTCCTGCTTCTGCTTCACACTCGATAGAGGGTCTACACTGGACACCACCCAACTTCTTTGTGCAGAGCTTCGTTTACCTGGGCCTTTCTGGAAGCAGACATTCACTGGTGTTTGGGTGATGGAGCAACTTGCTACAAATGACAACACGGGCATTTCTGGCCAACTGGGCTTTCTTGCCTGGACTTTCAccactttgtcttttctttccccaGTTCCCTGTTCCACAGATTCTTACCTCTTCCCTCCCAGGATGTCTATAAAAACCACAGTCCCTTTTGCTGCTGTGCAAGCAGCTCCCTTCACCTTTTTCTTCCTGCCTGAACCCTTGAaggctggggagagggtgagTCCACCttccagacaaacaaaagccATTGGAATATTTTCCTAAACCAAGTCAAGCCAGTGTGTGACAAGTACCAGTTCCACTGGTGCATGAAAGCAGCCAGTCCTTATTTCAAAGAGCATTTctgtggtttttttcttcttctttctacaTCTGCGCTAACATTCTGTTATTCTTAGAGAACCAGAATTCTGAAGAGCAAAGCCCAGAGCCAAGAATGCTCTAGCCAGAAGGGTCTTCTAGGAGGAAGGAAACAGACCCGACCTCTGCTTGCCCGGGTTCTGCGTTGGGGAGATGTGGAGCTGTGCAGACCAATCAGGTGTGGCTGGCACTGCCAAGGGGATACGGATGCAATGAGACAGGATCACAGGGAGGACTAATTTACATGGGCCTGGGGAATAAAAAACGAGTAGCATTAGCCTAGCAACTTATTTAttggatatgacactaaaagcacaggcaatgaaaaaaatataaattggacttcaaaataaaaaacttttgtgtatcaaaggatactatcaagagagtgaaaagacaacccacagaatgtgagaaaatattcacaagtcATATACCCAATAATGGATGAATATCAGGAATATATACAAAATTTCtataactcaacaataaaaaaacaaacacctaaTAGTAAAATGGCCAAAGGGTTTGAAAGGACATTTTGAAAAGAAGATGCACAAATGGccataagcacatgaaaatcaATATATCATGAGTATGTtgtgatatgatatgatatcactaatcatacagttcagttcagttcagttcactcagtcacatcgaactctttgcaaccccataaatcgcagcacgccaggcctccctgtccattaccaactcctggagattacccaaactcatgtccatcgagtcggtgatgccatccagccatctcatcctctgtcgtccccttctcctcctgcccccaatccctcccagcatcagggtcttttccaatgagtcaactcttcgcatgaggtggccaaagtattggagtttcagctttagcatctgtccttctaatgaacacccaggactgatcttttaggatggactggttggatctccttgcagtccaagggactctcaagagtcttctccagcaccacagttcaaaagcctcagttcttcagtgctcagctttcttcacagtccaactctcacatccatacataactactgaaaaaaaccatggctttgactagacggacctttgttgacaaagtaatgtctctgatttttaatatgctatctaggttggtcataactttccttccaaggagtaagcatcttttattttttatttatttatttatttttatgctgcaaaaagctttattgtttccatttggtcCAAGGCTTGAGAGAGGGCTCCAGGATGTTAAAAAGCTGCCTAGTAGCTGCAGAGAGGGGCTTCAGGCAGCCCTGATGTTAGGTGGGTTCTTCAAAGGCCACTGGTCTCCAGAAGCTCCTAGTCGTGCTTAAGGGTGAGCCTCTCGAAGAGATACTCGCCCAACCCAGCCTGGGGACCAGCCAGCCTGCGGAGGTTGGTCAGGTGGTCACCCATCTTCTTGATGAGTTTCACTTCCTCATCTAGGAAGTGGTTCTCCAGGAAATCACAGATGTGGGGGTCTCCGCGGGCAGAAGCCAGGCCATGCAGATCCAACAGGGCTTGATTCAGGTTCTTCTCTACGAGAAGGGCAGCTTCCATAGCGTCCTGGGTTTTACCCCACTCATCTTGAGATGGCTTCTGCACGTCCAGGAAGAGGGCGCGGCCGCCACGCTGGTTTTGCAGTTTCAAGAGACGCTCCACGCCCTCGCGCTTCTCCTTGGCCAATTCGCGAAAAAAGTGACCCACACCCTCCAGAGCCACATCGTCGCGGTCGaaatagaagcccagagagaggTAGGTGTAGGAGGCCCGCAGTTGCATGTTAACCAGGCGGTTGACGGCGGCCTCCAGCTCGGTAGAATAATTCTGACGAATCTGGGAGCTCATGATTGGTCGGTAATAAGGAGTTAAAAAATGGTGGCTCGTCCCGGTGATCGCGGACAGCTGAGTGGCTGACTCCGGAGGTTGCGACTGGAAAAAAGGTTGGAGGGTAGTCGGAGGCTGGAGCAAGGGGCGTCCCTGGGTCTGTTCCGTCCAAGCACTGTTGAAGCAAGAGACAGATCCGCGGGGCCGCCGGGCGCACTTccggagtaagcatcttttaatttcatggctgcaatcaccatctgcagtgattt from Cervus canadensis isolate Bull #8, Minnesota chromosome 1, ASM1932006v1, whole genome shotgun sequence includes:
- the LOC122438195 gene encoding ferritin light chain-like; translation: MSSQIRQNYSTELEAAVNRLVNMQLRASYTYLSLGFYFDRDDVALEGVGHFFRELAKEKREGVERLLKLQNQRGGRALFLDVQKPSQDEWGKTQDAMEAALLVEKNLNQALLDLHGLASARGDPHICDFLENHFLDEEVKLIKKMGDHLTNLRRLAGPQAGLGEYLFERLTLKHD